Proteins co-encoded in one Roseofilum capinflatum BLCC-M114 genomic window:
- the ispF gene encoding 2-C-methyl-D-erythritol 2,4-cyclodiphosphate synthase has translation MNIRIGNGYDIHQLGPDRPLILGGVNIPHELGLVGHSDADVLTHAIMDAMLGALSLGDIGHYFPPSDPQWKGADSLKLLHEVNGLLLDRGWQVVNIDSVVVAERPKLKPHLSAMGDRLSTLLNLQPDQVSIKATTNEKLGPVGREEAIAAYAVTLLQQT, from the coding sequence CGGCCCAGACCGCCCCTTAATTTTAGGAGGGGTGAATATTCCTCATGAACTCGGATTAGTCGGCCATAGCGATGCCGATGTGTTGACCCATGCAATTATGGATGCTATGCTCGGAGCCTTAAGCTTGGGAGACATTGGCCATTATTTTCCCCCCAGTGACCCGCAGTGGAAAGGAGCCGATAGCCTCAAACTCCTCCATGAGGTCAATGGTTTACTGCTTGACCGAGGTTGGCAGGTGGTGAATATTGATTCTGTAGTGGTGGCCGAGCGCCCAAAACTGAAGCCTCATTTATCGGCAATGGGCGATCGCCTCTCAACCCTCTTAAACCTACAACCCGATCAAGTCAGCATTAAAGCCACCACCAACGAGAAACTCGGCCCAGTCGGTCGAGAAGAAGCGATCGCCGCCTATGCGGTCACCCTTCTGCAACAAACTTAA